One part of the Streptomyces sp. NBC_00286 genome encodes these proteins:
- a CDS encoding response regulator transcription factor, whose amino-acid sequence MPVTVLLVDDEPLVRAGLRAVLEAQHDLEVVGEAADGAAVIPLVRQLRPEVVLMDVRMPLMDGIEATRAVLRTVDRPPKIVVVTTFENDEYVYEALRAGADGFLLKRARPAEIVHAVRLVAEGESLLFPASVRQLAAEYGDGGGGNPTARAVLERASLTEREAEVLRLMTRGLSNAEIAERLVVGTETVKSHVSAVLAKLGARDRTQAVIAAYESGFVAPG is encoded by the coding sequence GTGCCGGTCACCGTTCTGCTCGTCGATGACGAACCTCTCGTACGCGCCGGTCTGCGCGCTGTTCTGGAGGCGCAGCACGACCTCGAGGTCGTCGGGGAGGCCGCCGACGGCGCCGCGGTGATCCCGCTGGTCCGCCAGCTGCGGCCCGAAGTCGTCCTGATGGACGTCCGGATGCCGCTCATGGACGGCATCGAGGCCACGCGGGCCGTGCTGCGGACCGTCGACCGGCCGCCGAAGATCGTCGTGGTGACAACCTTCGAGAACGACGAGTACGTGTACGAGGCGCTGCGCGCGGGCGCCGACGGTTTCCTGCTGAAGCGGGCGCGGCCCGCGGAGATCGTACACGCGGTGCGACTGGTCGCCGAGGGCGAGTCTCTGCTGTTCCCCGCGTCGGTGCGGCAACTGGCCGCCGAGTACGGGGACGGTGGTGGCGGGAATCCCACGGCGCGGGCGGTGCTGGAACGGGCGTCTCTGACCGAGCGCGAGGCGGAGGTACTACGGCTGATGACCCGCGGCCTGTCGAACGCGGAGATCGCCGAGCGGCTGGTGGTCGGCACCGAGACGGTGAAGTCCCATGTCAGCGCCGTACTGGCGAAGTTGGGGGCGCGGGACCGGACCCAGGCGGTGATCGCGGCGTACGAGTCGGGATTCGTGGCCCCCGGCTGA